The following proteins are co-located in the Ailuropoda melanoleuca isolate Jingjing chromosome 13, ASM200744v2, whole genome shotgun sequence genome:
- the RPL38 gene encoding 60S ribosomal protein L38, translated as MPRKIEEIKDFLLTARRKDAKSVKIKKNKDNVKFKVRCSRYLYTLVITDKEKAEKLKQSLPPGLAVKELK; from the exons ATG CCTCGCAAAATCGAGGAAATCAAGGACTTTCTGCTCACGGCCAGGCGAAAGGACGCCAAAT CTGTCAAGATCAAGAAAAACAAGGACAACGTGAAGTTTAAGGTTCGGTGCAGCAGATACCTTTACACCTTGGTCATCACGGacaaggagaaggcagagaaactgAAGCAGTCCCTGCCCCCGG GTTTGGCAGTGAAGGAGCTGAAATGA